Proteins from a genomic interval of Lolium perenne isolate Kyuss_39 chromosome 1, Kyuss_2.0, whole genome shotgun sequence:
- the LOC127320910 gene encoding actin-depolymerizing factor 7 has product MANAASGMAVDDECKLRFLELKAKRTHRFIIYKIDDKKKMVVVEKVGEPILNYDDFAASLPANECRYAIFDYDFVTEENCQKSKIFFVAWSPDTARVRSKMIYASSKERFKRELDGIQVELQATDADEVGFDVIQGRAN; this is encoded by the exons ATG GCGAACGCGGCATCAGGCATGGCTGTGGACGACGAATGCAAGCTCAGGTTCCTGGAGCTGAAGGCGAAGAGAACCCACCGCTTCATCATCTACAAGATAGATGATAAGAAGAAGATGGTTGTTGTGGAGAAGGTCGGGGAGCCCATCCTGAACTACGATGATTTCGCCGCTAGCCTCCCTGCCAATGAATGCAGATATGCCATATTCGACTATGACTTTGTTACCGAGGAGAACTGCCAGAAGAGCAAGATATTCTTCGTTGCatg GTCTCCTGATACAGCACGCGTGAGGAGCAAGATGATCTACGCGAGCTCCAAGGAGAGGTTCAAGAGGGAGCTTGATGGCATCCAGGTGGAACTGCAGGCCACAGATGCTGACGAGGTCGGCTTCGATGTTATCCAAGGCCGTGCAAACTGA